In Deinococcus misasensis DSM 22328, one DNA window encodes the following:
- a CDS encoding OmpA/MotB family protein translates to MRRLSSQDGVEVNPYIALADNGLSMVMVMTLFTVMVLLAILQKEDTRKDVREEFYDRVIQAFPEQQRPQMLDYKVKNDPPGAQRWVFKGQVLFVKGTAKLTPQGKQLLSKFADLMAQNTDKWRRARIEGHTMPTPLNKPDNWDLANLRASTVAKLFTDKSCAIRANSISTSGRGGQSKALGLSRTDQRNERVEIILEYSALSASEKTDDTGGCNR, encoded by the coding sequence ATGCGACGCCTGAGCAGTCAGGACGGGGTGGAGGTGAACCCCTACATCGCTCTGGCGGACAACGGTCTCAGCATGGTGATGGTGATGACCCTGTTCACGGTGATGGTGCTTCTGGCGATTTTGCAGAAAGAAGACACCCGCAAAGACGTGCGTGAGGAATTTTACGACCGGGTGATTCAGGCTTTTCCAGAGCAGCAAAGGCCCCAGATGCTGGATTACAAGGTCAAGAACGATCCGCCGGGAGCGCAAAGGTGGGTCTTCAAAGGGCAGGTGCTTTTTGTGAAGGGCACAGCAAAACTGACCCCTCAGGGCAAGCAGTTGCTGTCCAAGTTTGCAGACCTGATGGCCCAGAACACCGACAAATGGCGCAGGGCACGCATTGAAGGCCACACCATGCCCACCCCCCTCAACAAGCCGGACAACTGGGATCTGGCCAACCTCAGGGCCAGCACGGTTGCGAAACTGTTCACCGACAAGAGTTGTGCCATTCGGGCGAACAGCATTTCCACTTCCGGGCGTGGAGGGCAGAGCAAAGCCCTCGGGCTTTCCCGCACCGATCAGCGCAATGAACGGGTGGAGATCATTCTGGAATACTCAGCCCTGAGTGCCTCTGAAAAAACCGATGACACCGGAGGTTGCAACCGATGA
- a CDS encoding protein kinase domain-containing protein, translating into MNTCPYCNTTVTGTHITCPSCGMPLNVSTLTSGAVLKFRYTIEKVLGQGGFGITYRAHDKLHNKGVALKEFFPQGMMRVGQNVVPVGTTALQEFSQQKQEFIREAQTLAQFQHPSIVKVLDVFEENGTAYYAMELLEGESLGDLLRSRGTLGAHQVFSVAHAVSQALLQVHHQGMLHRDIKPDNIVCTKDQRTILIDFGSARESTGKTQSMTRLVSPGYSPLEQYSSQGRYGPYTDLYALGATLYHCLQGSPPPAATDLVSMPLPDLPAHVPANLQRAISKCLKNNVKDRPQTVLDFLALLNDAPDYQENDLQVTEHEIHHSAVQQMLFLPDQSLVTAALDHTVKRWNPQDLDHPQKTFAEHEGGVQVLAFYRDSLISAGDDGVVVIRPFHSVPYRITCDEPVVGLGVMGGRLAVTTRSRQVTLYDLQSRDRLLESPQVGHYISQMLVLSEQQKVVLGLKNGQLVFLSKNLQGDPKAGHQAPVCSLLKGNQQVLSVGTDGSFLLWDTVGNLLQTRYQHDGEVQTALMLDQHTVVFADANQSLWLLDGSNRARQWLQLEQLVTSMVLSPDGKTLLCGTEQGSLYCIEIGAHHA; encoded by the coding sequence ATGAACACCTGCCCCTACTGCAACACCACCGTCACGGGCACCCACATCACCTGTCCATCGTGTGGGATGCCCCTGAATGTCAGCACCCTGACTTCAGGAGCGGTCTTGAAATTCAGGTACACCATCGAAAAGGTGCTCGGTCAGGGGGGGTTTGGCATCACCTACCGGGCACATGACAAACTGCACAACAAAGGGGTGGCCTTAAAAGAGTTCTTCCCTCAGGGCATGATGCGGGTGGGTCAGAATGTGGTTCCAGTGGGCACCACTGCATTGCAGGAGTTCTCGCAGCAGAAGCAGGAATTCATCCGGGAAGCCCAGACCCTTGCCCAGTTTCAGCACCCCTCGATTGTGAAGGTGCTGGATGTCTTCGAGGAAAATGGCACGGCTTACTACGCCATGGAATTGCTGGAAGGGGAGAGCCTTGGGGACCTCTTGCGCAGTCGGGGAACACTGGGGGCCCATCAGGTGTTTTCGGTGGCCCACGCGGTTTCGCAGGCCCTCTTGCAGGTGCACCATCAGGGGATGCTGCACCGGGACATCAAACCGGACAACATCGTGTGCACCAAAGACCAGCGCACCATCCTGATCGATTTTGGTTCTGCCCGTGAAAGCACCGGAAAAACCCAGAGCATGACCCGTCTGGTCAGCCCCGGTTATTCCCCTCTGGAACAGTACAGTTCACAGGGCAGGTACGGGCCTTACACCGATCTTTACGCTCTGGGGGCCACCCTGTACCACTGCTTGCAGGGCAGTCCTCCTCCAGCGGCCACCGATCTGGTGAGCATGCCCCTGCCCGATTTGCCTGCCCACGTGCCAGCAAACCTGCAAAGGGCCATCTCGAAATGCCTCAAAAACAATGTGAAAGACCGTCCTCAAACGGTGCTGGATTTTCTGGCTTTGCTGAACGATGCACCAGACTATCAGGAAAACGATTTGCAGGTCACCGAGCACGAGATTCACCACAGTGCAGTGCAGCAGATGCTGTTTTTGCCAGACCAGAGTCTGGTCACGGCTGCTCTGGACCACACCGTGAAACGCTGGAACCCGCAGGATCTGGACCATCCCCAAAAAACCTTTGCAGAGCATGAGGGAGGGGTGCAGGTGCTGGCCTTTTACCGGGACAGCCTGATCTCTGCCGGAGATGATGGGGTGGTGGTGATCCGTCCGTTTCACTCGGTGCCTTACCGCATCACCTGCGATGAACCGGTGGTGGGCCTCGGGGTGATGGGAGGCCGTCTGGCTGTGACCACCCGCAGCCGTCAGGTCACCCTTTACGATCTGCAAAGCCGTGATCGTTTGCTGGAAAGCCCACAAGTGGGGCACTACATTAGCCAGATGCTGGTGCTGTCAGAGCAGCAAAAAGTGGTTTTGGGCCTCAAAAACGGTCAGCTTGTGTTCTTGAGCAAAAACTTGCAGGGTGATCCCAAGGCAGGCCACCAAGCCCCTGTGTGCAGCCTCCTCAAAGGCAACCAGCAGGTCCTGAGTGTTGGAACAGATGGCAGTTTCCTGCTCTGGGACACCGTTGGGAACCTGCTTCAGACCCGTTATCAGCATGACGGCGAAGTGCAAACTGCCCTGATGCTGGATCAGCACACCGTGGTTTTTGCAGATGCCAACCAGTCCCTCTGGTTGCTGGACGGTTCCAATCGGGCGCGCCAGTGGTTGCAGCTTGAACAACTGGTGACCAGCATGGTGCTCAGTCCAGACGGCAAAACCCTGTTGTGCGGCACCGAGCAGGGCAGCCTGTACTGTATTGAAATTGGAGCCCACCATGCCTGA